The region tgattcgactatagtcgactatacccagggccggagtgggacactttttcagcccgggagtttcatgcccaaatccggcccaaaattattttcccctcccaatcggcccaaactagagattgacatgagccggcccatcgggaatcctcccgaatctcccgattagccactccggctctgactATACCTCTAGTCCAGgactattcaactatatttttctgcgggccagaTTTGAACTATGAAcatcatagtcgaatgtaccattctaaatgcatgggggtgcccaaggatgctgctaagcattagttgttacatgaaattaggggtgtattcaactaaggattttcatagtcgaatctgattcgtcagcttttccctttagtcgactaatagtcgaatcgggtttattatttttttttttagagcaccttaaacgggatcccgttctcattcaggacttttttcctcttcaaagtaaatacctaaaacactcagataaatgaataaacacgttaggttggctttattcagcttttatttatttacttaattgATGGATCCGTTTTCAACCAGCCTCGCTCTTCCCCGTCTGGTCCAAGGGCGGAGTCAAGGAAAGTTAAACCGATTCGTTAAATTTCAGGGTGCGAAGCTTTGGGGAAACGTCCGCAGAACTCATTCGCTCTTTCTCACATCACGTTTTCAGTACAGCATAGGAATACTTTTCACACAACACGGGAAAACTGAGACCCTGAAGTCCTGTTGTGTCCTGACGGTCGAGATGAAAGGTGCGGTTCTGTTATCTCTGCTTGTGGTTGTGACCTGTTCTGATCAGATGTGGGACAATTACGACAGTTTAAATGAACATCTGAAGAAACACATCGACAAGGCCATAATCACAGCCAATAAGGAAAACATTACTGGAGGGAAACACGTGAATTATTTCAAGATTGAAGGTACCCCAACAGTAAGTGATCTGTATTTCAATAACAATATCTAACACTAACCATCTTATTTGAGATGTAGTTGCTAGAAATTATTGATAATCCTTCAGTCGCGAGAGGAACTTTCCTGCTCGCGCGCAAagctatttatttgtttttatgtgtgtccTTTACCTAATGTGTAATTCAGTTATAATATTAAAATAAGCATTACATTCCCAAGTCCtgttttatgtaaaaaaaaaatgagcacGAGTGAGTCGTACGGCGCGAGGACATTCTGCTCTCCGGTCCCGGTTTACATAACGCCgcagcgtgcgtgtgtgcgcgcgcgttcGTGAGCACAAGTTTTTACGTTTAAAGCTTTAGCAGAAATGGGAGCGAAAACTAaaacacgcccccccccccaccgccgccgctcaacaacttacactcgccacctccctgaaatcaacttttgcaacttgggatgtctGTGAGTGCAAATATATAAAGACAGACAGACGAAAACAGTAATGTTATGTCAGTgctacagtacacatatttttGCAAAAGTTTTTAATTCTTCAGTGTGTGATCGagttaattaatgtttaaataaatggtAGCAATGTAGGCAGAGGGCTCTATATTTCACGAGCATTGACTTTTTTTTAATGAGATTTAAAAATTTTGGCATTTACGAAACTTTTAATCAAAAGAGATTAAAGCGAAAGCTCACCAGAGAGAGAGCCGTATACGTTTGGAGAATAGTACAGAGGTTCTGAAACAGGATGTAGACAAGACGGACACacaaaccaaaacacacacacgacccttAGTGTCTTCCGTAATGTGCAATAGTACTGTTTCAGCTGACATTCACAGATAAATCCTGTGTTTCTCCTTTCATAATAGGTTACGTCTCATAACTACTATGTCGGGGTGAGATTACGACCCACCACGTGTGCTGCAGCAAATAATGAATCTGAAATGAGACAACGCAACGACTGTAAGTTTCCTCCCAGGGTTACGGTGAGTATCGTCATTAGGACCTTATCTCCACACTAGCAGGACAGTGTTTGACATTACGTTGTTAAGTTGGCTTCAAACGCCTATTTATTTTTGACCAGAGTTCCCAAGTTATATTCTCTAACTTTTCACTGTCACAATGTTGATACTATAAattcatataaaaaaaaaatgtgaggATAGCATGTACTTTCTGCTCCTCCAATCTGAAATAAACCCAGTTTTCCACAGATGGTGAttgactgtgttgtgtgtacaaAACATGATCGTAAGGAACTGGTCCACTGTGTGAGGTTCAAGGATCTGGAGAAGGAAGAGGTATGTTCCTGCACCGCACCTGTGTGAGGTTGAGGGACGTGGGGGAGGTTCCTGCATTGAACCTGTGTGAGGTTGAGGGACGTGGGGGAGGTCCCTTGAACAGAGCATCAGTCATACTGAAAACAGGCCATCACTGCTGAAATGCAGAAATTGATGTTTGTAGGAATTAATTTTCTTCCATGGAAATGACATGATATGCCAGCATGGAAACAGTGATGTGTCCAGATGTGTTAGTTGTATCCCAGTCTTCAGTTTTGTGAAAACTGagtaaatggtgtgtgtgtgtgtgtgtgtgtgtggatctgagtgtgtgtgtgcgtgtgtgtgtgtggatctgagtaaatggtgtgtgtgtgtgtatgtgtgtgtatctgagtgtgtgtgttgatctgagtagatcgtgtgtgtgtgtgtgtgtgtgtgtgtgtgtgtgtgtgtgtgtgtgtgtgtgtgtgtgtgaatgctcgGACCTGACACCCATAACGTGGTGGTACACCATCTTTTGGTCTGACACTAGCCCACATTGGATAGATCCCTCTAAGACTGTTGGAACCCAAAAATTgatggtatggtgtggtataTGGGGTACAAAGGCTGTGGAGCCTTTCTTCATCAATGGAAACCTCAAGGTCACTGGATATGTGAAATTGCTACATGATGATGTGTTTCCCTCTTTATGCACTGAAGCTGGCACATTCCCTGAGATTCTCCAGCAAGATGGTGCACCACCACATTATGGGTGTCAGGTCTGAGCAGTTGAGTGGCCCCCAAGGTCTCCCGATCAAATTAGCGCTGAAAAGTTCATCAAACATTCTCATCAGAGGATGGTTTACCGTTTCTGGCAATTTTGTGGGAAATGACAAAGCTGGTCCAGACTGCTATATCCCTGGATGAGAGCagctctgtaaaaaaaaaatctttgctACAGTTTCGCTTACAAATCTTCAAACGCCGTGCCGCTCTGCATCAGTGAAGTTCTGGTATTTGTCTGCATGTTTACTCCTTTACAGGGTTCCCGCGgggtcttaaaaagtcttaaaatgtctgaaattcaaaactttaaatttaaggcCTTAAAAGACTTAAAAACAGCCAGATTTTCATCCAAGGTCTTAAATCTTATTTAGTCAGGTCTTAAATTTTTACCTTAGTTAATTTTAGAGAAGTGTAGTTTAATCGGAACGTCCGGAAGTCAGTTCTGTGtcgtctgtgtttgtgcggggTGTGCACGTGttaattaaactacaaaacccaTAATAACCGCAGGCAGGAAACGGCCCTTGCCATGAAAAGCCTTCAGCGGACTCAAGACATCACGCAATTTTGTGCCTCATCCCCGCCGTCTTCTCTATCGTCAGTGCTGGGTCCCGCCGGACTCCACCGCAGTATCACTAGCGCTTCGGCTAATGATATTCGGGCTACATTAGGATCCAGTGATGGCAGTGTTCCCTGATTCTAATATCGCGAAAACTT is a window of Brachyhypopomus gauderio isolate BG-103 chromosome 14, BGAUD_0.2, whole genome shotgun sequence DNA encoding:
- the LOC143475151 gene encoding cystatin-like protein, with amino-acid sequence MKGAVLLSLLVVVTCSDQMWDNYDSLNEHLKKHIDKAIITANKENITGGKHVNYFKIEGTPTVTSHNYYVGVRLRPTTCAAANNESEMRQRNDCKFPPRVTMVIDCVVCTKHDRKELVHCVRFKDLEKEETKESRKQCPKTDQHHAGEKTFLAMKTNIYDQQIGCIGCV